In a single window of the Photobacterium profundum SS9 genome:
- a CDS encoding dienelactone hydrolase family protein, with protein sequence MKKLLATLLFVSTSVFAAQGESVSYQVNGEEYEGFYMAPKKGAPLILMVHDWDGLTAYEKKRVGMLTDEGYAVFAADLFGKDVRPTETEEKKKLTGALYQDKEKMLGLLDGALEKAASLGAKADNTVAMGYCFGGTAVLEMARSGAGMKAYVTFHGGLKTPEGADYAKTKGKVLVFHGGGDTSVTMADFADLSTALEASNVDSEMIVYSGAPHGFTVEGSDRYQAAADQKSWARFVEFLAEIK encoded by the coding sequence ATGAAGAAGCTGCTAGCAACATTATTGTTTGTATCAACGTCTGTGTTTGCTGCACAAGGAGAATCCGTAAGCTATCAAGTCAATGGCGAAGAATATGAAGGCTTTTATATGGCACCCAAAAAAGGTGCGCCTTTAATCTTAATGGTTCACGACTGGGATGGGCTTACCGCTTATGAAAAAAAGCGCGTAGGTATGCTAACTGATGAAGGCTATGCGGTGTTTGCAGCTGATCTCTTTGGTAAAGATGTACGCCCCACAGAAACAGAAGAAAAGAAAAAGCTAACAGGCGCTTTATATCAAGATAAAGAAAAAATGTTGGGCTTGCTTGATGGTGCATTAGAGAAAGCCGCATCATTGGGTGCAAAAGCCGATAATACCGTTGCAATGGGCTATTGTTTTGGCGGGACAGCAGTACTTGAAATGGCTCGCAGTGGCGCAGGTATGAAAGCATATGTCACCTTCCATGGCGGATTAAAAACACCAGAAGGAGCTGATTACGCGAAAACAAAAGGTAAGGTGCTTGTGTTCCATGGTGGTGGTGATACCTCTGTAACTATGGCTGACTTTGCAGATCTTTCTACAGCCCTTGAAGCCAGTAATGTCGACAGCGAAATGATTGTATACAGTGGTGCACCACATGGCTTTACTGTTGAAGGTTCCGATCGTTATCAAGCAGCAGCCGATCAAAAATCTTGGGCGCGTTTTGTTGAATTTTTGGCAGAAATTAAATAA
- a CDS encoding heavy metal-binding domain-containing protein, which produces MLCVTTSDIIGREITETLGVVTGNVVQSKHVGRDIMAGFKTIFGGEIRGYTEMLTEAREEALNRAIADAQSQGADAIVNLRFTTSAIMQGASEILAYGTAVKL; this is translated from the coding sequence ATGTTATGTGTTACAACGTCAGACATTATTGGACGAGAAATTACAGAAACATTGGGTGTCGTTACGGGCAATGTTGTGCAATCTAAGCACGTAGGTCGAGACATTATGGCAGGTTTTAAAACTATCTTTGGTGGTGAAATTCGCGGCTATACTGAAATGCTCACAGAAGCTCGTGAAGAAGCCTTAAACCGTGCAATTGCCGATGCACAATCGCAAGGCGCTGATGCCATCGTGAACCTTAGGTTTACAACTAGTGCAATCATGCAGGGCGCTTCAGAAATTCTTGCCTACGGTACTGCGGTTAAACTGTAA
- the tnpB gene encoding IS66 family insertion sequence element accessory protein TnpB (TnpB, as the term is used for proteins encoded by IS66 family insertion elements, is considered an accessory protein, since TnpC, encoded by a neighboring gene, is a DDE family transposase.) has product MQSFIEPSAVFIHRDFVDFRKSINGLAAIVEDELNRDAYTGELFVFCNKAKDKLKILYWDKTGFALWYKRLEKQKFKWPSNIDCNEFELTDEQFKWLLSGFDVLGHQELHYQSMI; this is encoded by the coding sequence ATGCAATCCTTTATTGAACCATCAGCCGTTTTTATACACCGTGATTTTGTCGACTTTCGAAAATCAATAAACGGGTTAGCAGCCATTGTTGAAGATGAGCTTAATCGTGACGCTTACACGGGTGAGTTGTTTGTGTTTTGCAATAAAGCCAAAGACAAACTAAAAATACTGTATTGGGATAAGACGGGTTTTGCACTTTGGTACAAGCGTCTTGAGAAGCAAAAATTCAAATGGCCGAGTAACATCGATTGCAATGAGTTTGAATTAACGGACGAACAATTTAAGTGGTTGCTATCAGGATTTGATGTGCTTGGTCATCAAGAATTACATTATCAATCGATGATCTAA
- the tnpA gene encoding IS66 family insertion sequence element accessory protein TnpA — protein MKITRNETQWQTLIQNQQTSGLTISNYCQQHQLPTSSFYAFKKKLGLTSNSFVRAKVIQQIELLEEQPSITLTVGKANVSLPATTSATYLAQILRELS, from the coding sequence ATGAAAATAACGCGCAACGAAACACAATGGCAGACCCTAATACAAAATCAACAAACCAGTGGATTAACTATTTCAAATTACTGCCAACAGCATCAATTACCGACTTCTAGCTTCTACGCTTTCAAGAAAAAATTGGGCTTAACATCCAACAGTTTTGTTCGCGCCAAAGTGATACAGCAAATTGAGTTATTGGAAGAGCAACCATCCATCACACTCACGGTTGGTAAGGCAAACGTCAGTTTGCCTGCAACAACATCCGCTACATACTTGGCTCAAATACTGCGTGAGTTGAGCTAA
- a CDS encoding IS66 family transposase: protein MKINLPDIPESEQTPLVKGLIGIIEQLSDTVERQQEEITLLKDEINVLKGQKKRPKFKPSKLDTNTDEKSDQGSTDNKRSGSTKRSKNQTLTIHQDNIVQPEQPLPIGARFKGYRDFVVQELEIQSCNVRYRLACYLLPDGSTVTATLPNGLAGQHFGTRLRSYILYQYHQCQVTQPLLLEQLREWGIDISSGQLNRLLTENHDDLHEEKAELLAAGLQSTGYITTDDTGARHQGKNGFVTHIGNEWFAWFQSSDRKNRINFLSLLRAGNKGYQVNTCALNYMATNKLPAPPVSIVSNTPVTNFGCEEEWSAHLVQLGIVVKRHIQIATEGALLGCASENEALGKLAVISDGAGQFKVLQHGLCWVHAERLVHKLIPLNEGHREDIAQVRDEIWSFYKELKEYKKQPCDTKKSALSKEFDRLFTQKTRYELLNQQLKRLNKLKSSLLLVLERPEIPIHTNGSENDLREQVKRRKVSGGTRSDLGRQCRDTFSSLKKTCGKLGVSFWKYLNDRISQSNVIPSLGSLVLQKAHPASAY from the coding sequence ATGAAAATTAATCTCCCAGACATTCCAGAGTCAGAGCAAACCCCTTTGGTAAAAGGCTTAATTGGGATCATTGAGCAGCTTTCCGATACGGTTGAGCGCCAACAAGAAGAAATCACCCTCCTTAAAGACGAGATCAACGTACTAAAAGGGCAGAAAAAACGGCCCAAGTTCAAGCCGAGTAAACTCGACACAAATACCGATGAAAAGTCAGACCAAGGCTCGACTGATAACAAACGGTCCGGCTCTACCAAGCGTAGCAAAAATCAAACGCTGACCATTCATCAGGATAACATTGTCCAGCCAGAACAACCTTTACCTATCGGGGCACGATTCAAGGGCTACCGAGATTTTGTCGTCCAAGAGTTAGAGATACAGTCGTGCAATGTACGTTATCGCTTAGCTTGCTATCTATTACCTGATGGTTCGACGGTTACCGCTACCTTGCCTAATGGACTAGCAGGCCAACACTTTGGCACTCGACTAAGAAGCTACATCCTCTATCAGTATCATCAATGTCAGGTCACTCAGCCTCTGTTGTTGGAACAACTTAGAGAATGGGGTATCGATATTTCCAGTGGCCAATTAAATCGCTTATTGACCGAAAATCATGATGATTTGCATGAAGAAAAAGCCGAACTTCTGGCTGCAGGCCTGCAAAGCACTGGCTATATCACAACAGATGACACCGGAGCTAGGCATCAGGGCAAGAACGGTTTTGTCACCCACATAGGCAATGAGTGGTTTGCTTGGTTTCAAAGTTCAGACCGAAAAAATCGGATCAACTTCCTGTCACTCCTTCGGGCTGGAAACAAGGGTTATCAGGTGAACACCTGCGCACTAAACTATATGGCGACAAATAAACTCCCTGCTCCCCCAGTTAGCATTGTTAGCAACACACCAGTGACCAACTTTGGATGTGAAGAGGAATGGTCTGCTCATCTAGTTCAGCTGGGTATTGTCGTAAAAAGGCATATTCAAATAGCGACTGAAGGTGCCCTATTGGGTTGCGCGTCAGAGAATGAAGCTTTGGGTAAACTCGCTGTGATCAGTGATGGTGCTGGACAGTTTAAGGTTCTACAACATGGTTTGTGCTGGGTACATGCGGAGCGGTTGGTCCACAAGCTTATTCCGTTGAATGAGGGACATCGAGAAGACATCGCACAAGTACGTGATGAGATTTGGTCGTTCTACAAGGAGCTGAAAGAATACAAAAAACAGCCTTGCGACACGAAGAAATCAGCTCTGTCGAAGGAGTTCGATCGGCTATTTACTCAGAAAACCCGCTATGAGCTCCTTAATCAGCAACTAAAGCGGTTAAACAAATTAAAATCAAGCTTATTGCTGGTATTGGAACGACCAGAAATTCCAATCCATACAAATGGAAGCGAAAATGATCTAAGGGAGCAGGTCAAGCGGCGCAAAGTCAGTGGAGGTACTCGTAGTGATCTTGGCCGACAATGCCGAGATACCTTTTCCAGCCTGAAAAAAACGTGCGGAAAATTAGGGGTTTCCTTCTGGAAATATCTCAACGACCGAATTTCTCAAAGTAATGTAATCCCATCTTTAGGCTCTCTGGTGCTCCAGAAAGCCCACCCTGCCTCGGCTTATTGA
- a CDS encoding IS4-like element ISPpr4 family transposase translates to MTMTLFEQHQLPCILESRLSKRYQTLIMEHMTVNSSNAPGVKSLRHHTQSWASTQATWRFYHNEDVTFPMLSGPMLGLARSGVKESQSRYVLMAHDWCHINFAKHHSKLDKTKMSHALDVGYELQASLLVDANTGAPIAPAGLNLLTSNGIYQCRSQELQPKQSHLDSLFDSIHWQEQLDLDKPLVHVVDREADSAKDLRRLGSVHWLTRTKKGSTFRHEGQFKTAEIISRTISPDLKGVISLRGKEGYLFVGETTVELHRKSEKLASAAPTCRFVMSLVTDDEGKELARWYLLSNVLDVDATEIATWYCHRWNIESWFKLLKSDGHQLEKWQQTTAESILKRLITASVATTLIFKLYSDSSDEANEFKGFLVKLSGRLTKRTKPVTQPSLLAGLWVFLQMCEVLDTYTMDEINAMRQIASSFFAQSV, encoded by the coding sequence TTGACGATGACTCTTTTTGAACAACATCAATTACCCTGTATCCTTGAATCAAGATTATCTAAGCGTTATCAGACCCTTATAATGGAACACATGACAGTTAATTCTAGCAATGCACCAGGTGTAAAATCTCTTCGCCACCACACACAATCATGGGCATCGACACAAGCAACATGGCGTTTTTATCATAATGAGGATGTGACTTTTCCTATGCTAAGTGGCCCGATGCTGGGACTTGCTCGTTCTGGTGTGAAAGAAAGTCAAAGTCGATATGTATTAATGGCTCATGATTGGTGCCATATCAATTTCGCTAAACATCATAGTAAGTTAGATAAAACTAAGATGTCACACGCTCTCGATGTTGGCTACGAACTGCAAGCGTCTTTATTGGTAGACGCAAATACCGGCGCACCCATTGCTCCAGCAGGCCTTAACTTACTGACAAGCAACGGTATTTATCAATGCCGAAGCCAAGAGTTACAACCCAAGCAAAGTCACCTAGATTCACTCTTTGACAGCATTCATTGGCAAGAACAATTAGATTTAGACAAGCCCCTGGTGCATGTTGTTGATAGAGAAGCAGATTCAGCGAAAGACTTAAGACGTTTAGGCTCAGTTCACTGGCTAACTCGAACTAAAAAAGGCTCAACGTTCCGTCACGAAGGTCAGTTTAAAACGGCTGAAATCATCAGTCGAACAATCTCCCCAGACTTGAAAGGTGTTATTTCTCTTCGAGGTAAAGAGGGCTATTTGTTTGTTGGTGAAACGACTGTTGAGTTACACCGGAAATCAGAAAAGCTCGCGTCAGCGGCGCCCACCTGTCGCTTTGTTATGAGCCTGGTCACGGATGATGAAGGTAAAGAGCTAGCAAGATGGTATCTGCTGTCTAACGTGTTGGATGTTGATGCAACAGAGATTGCAACGTGGTATTGCCATCGCTGGAATATTGAATCTTGGTTTAAGTTATTGAAGTCAGATGGTCATCAGTTAGAAAAATGGCAGCAAACTACTGCGGAGTCAATATTAAAGCGTCTGATCACAGCCAGTGTTGCAACGACGTTGATATTTAAGCTTTATTCGGACAGCTCGGATGAAGCTAATGAATTTAAAGGTTTTTTGGTTAAGCTGAGTGGTCGTTTAACTAAGCGAACAAAGCCTGTCACTCAGCCATCACTGCTTGCGGGACTATGGGTTTTCCTACAAATGTGTGAAGTACTAGATACCTACACCATGGATGAGATAAACGCGATGAGGCAAATAGCCAGTTCGTTTTTTGCTCAATCTGTGTAG